From Mercenaria mercenaria strain notata chromosome 17, MADL_Memer_1, whole genome shotgun sequence, the proteins below share one genomic window:
- the LOC123537487 gene encoding sorting and assembly machinery component 50 homolog: MMRKLHAEEPPRRQVRNLSLQRTPAKVERVIIDGVARTKDDIVTKQVETVFQSENFEDMVQRSQEAKDLMKKLGIFKSIHIEIDTCKGPKASSHGYQVKYKVEEMRFMTGGAHTQIGTNDGNLLFNVRIPNLFGRAERVVTEYTYGTKQTRGIGIHLTKPVNGNTDVLFGAAGYQAHSEYPWSGYKETDRGVGVDLSFPSLIGSHNIKWEGVWRDLRCMSNTTSFSVREQAGHSLKSSLKHIFMRDSRDDPILPTEGTLLKLTQEYAGLGGNARFFKHDVELQANKELILDSVLQLSLAGGVMRSLEPNKDIMIIDRFFLGGPLTLRGFNIKGVGPHSDGNALGGDMYCMGALHLYTPLPFRPGKGGFGELFRSHFFVNAGNCGNFQTFSFDQLNRDNMDVFRNSLRLAYGAGIVLRLGGVARLELNYVVPVWLQQGDSANPGVQLGVGLTFL, from the exons atgatgCGAAAGTTACATGCTGAG GAACCTCCACGAAGACAGGTCAGAAATCTCAGTCTACAGAGAACTCCA GCTAAGGTAGAGAGAGTGATTATTGATGGCGTTGCCAGGACAAAAGATGACATTGTTACAAAGCAAGTGGAAACAGTTTTTCAGTCTGAAAATTTTGAAGAT ATGGTACAGAGAAGCCAAGAGGCAAAAGATCTCATGAAGAAACTCGGAATCTTTAAAAGTATCCACATTGAAATTGACACTTGTAAAG GTCCTAAAGCCAGTTCCCATGGTTACCAGGTTAAATATAAGGTAGAGGAGATGAGATTTATGACAGGAGGTGCACACACACAGATCGGCACAAATGACGGGAACCTG CTATTTAATGTGAGAATTCCAAACTTGTTTGGCCGAGCAGAGAGGGTTGTAACAGAGTATACATATGGTACCAAACAGACTAGAGGAATAGGCATACATCTTACTAAACCTGTCAATGGAAATACTGATGTCTT GTTTGGTGCTGCTGGATACCAGGCTCATAGTGAATATCCCTGGAGTGGATACAAAGAAACAGACAGAGGTGTTGGTGTAGATCTATCT tttCCATCATTGATAGGCAGTCATAATATCAAGTGGGAGGGTGTATGGAGAGATTTACGATGTATGTCAAACACTACATCTTTCTCTGTTAGAGAACAAGCTGGACATAGTCTCAAGTCAAGTTTAAAG CATATCTTTATGAGAGACAGCAGAGATGATCCTATTTTACCTACTGAAGGAACACTGCTTAAACTAACTCAG GAATATGCTGGATTAGGTGGGAATGCAAGATTTTTCAAACATGACGTAGAATTACAGGCCAACAAGGAACTTATACTGGATTCT GTTTTACAACTATCATTAGCTGGAGGTGTAATGAGATCTCTAGAACCCAATAAAGATATAATGATCATCGATAGATTCTTCCTTGGAGGTCCTCTAACCTTACGAGGCTTTAACATAAAAGGAGTAGGGCCACACAGTGATG GAAATGCTCTTGGAGGTGATATGTACTGTATGGGAGCACTACATTTATACACACCTTTACCATTCCGGCCTGGGAAAGGAGGATTTGGCGAACTATTTAGATCACATTTCTTTGTAAATGCTGGCAACTGTGGGAACTTTCAAACTTTCAGTTTTG ACCAGTTAAACAGAGACAATATGGATGTGTTTAGAAATTCACTGAGACTAGCCTATGGTGCTGGCATTGTATTGAGGCTTGGAGGGGTGGCAAGACTTGAACTCAACTATGTAGTTCCTGTGTGGCTCCAGCAGGGAGATAG tgcAAACCCAGGGGTACAACTTGGAGTAGGACTAACATTCTTGTGA